One genomic segment of Isachenkonia alkalipeptolytica includes these proteins:
- the pssA gene encoding CDP-diacylglycerol--serine O-phosphatidyltransferase, with translation MKTHLPNLLTFGNLSLGILAIISVFSEDYTLSSILIILAAFMDRFDGQLARKLDVESEIGKQLDSLSDLISFGVAPAILIWSYSLQTFGFIGIIIIVIFAISGAYRLAKFNVTDFAGTFSGIPITLAGGIVALVTLYSINYYMHDYVVLIIVPLLSYSMVSKKIHLKKK, from the coding sequence ATGAAGACCCATTTGCCAAACTTACTTACTTTTGGGAATCTTTCTCTAGGGATCCTTGCAATTATAAGTGTCTTTTCAGAGGATTATACCCTATCATCAATTTTGATTATTTTAGCTGCCTTTATGGACCGGTTTGACGGACAACTGGCAAGGAAACTGGATGTGGAAAGCGAAATCGGAAAGCAGTTGGACTCCTTAAGTGATTTGATTTCTTTTGGGGTGGCACCGGCAATTTTAATATGGAGTTACAGCCTTCAGACCTTTGGATTTATCGGAATTATTATTATTGTAATATTTGCGATAAGCGGGGCTTATCGATTGGCTAAGTTTAACGTCACAGATTTTGCCGGAACTTTTAGTGGTATACCCATCACTTTAGCCGGAGGAATCGTGGCTCTCGTAACGTTGTATTCCATTAACTACTACATGCACGATTATGTGGTGCTCATTATTGTTCCGTTGCTTTCTTATTCCATGGTCAGTAAAAAAATCCACTTAAAGAAAAAGTGA
- a CDS encoding DUF6648 family protein — MKYIHGENIFDKFREKRESLIIMLKNGDISKKEYIEETYYYIREQEIKPFKIVDNFNKAVFNYQYYNMMAKYSKLKAKEIQKFGKHFQQMKNHFEKVNYYYHKKNQTTLKALELRNFENVEAYYIKVKSIHLKNKLFEIVFHEDAKVVFHSNSEWLAKRLEEEGVFSCGKKQSVIESYVNERY, encoded by the coding sequence GTGAAGTACATTCATGGAGAAAATATTTTTGATAAATTTCGAGAAAAACGTGAAAGCTTAATTATTATGCTGAAAAATGGGGATATTTCTAAAAAAGAATATATTGAAGAGACCTATTATTATATCAGAGAACAGGAGATTAAACCCTTTAAGATTGTGGATAATTTTAATAAAGCGGTGTTTAATTATCAGTACTATAATATGATGGCGAAATATTCCAAATTAAAGGCTAAGGAAATTCAAAAATTCGGGAAACATTTTCAGCAGATGAAAAACCATTTTGAAAAGGTTAATTATTATTATCACAAAAAAAATCAAACTACTTTAAAAGCCCTAGAATTAAGAAATTTTGAAAATGTGGAAGCTTATTATATCAAAGTGAAATCAATACACTTGAAGAATAAGCTTTTTGAGATTGTGTTTCATGAAGATGCGAAAGTAGTTTTCCATTCCAACAGTGAGTGGTTAGCGAAACGTCTTGAAGAAGAGGGAGTTTTTTCCTGTGGGAAAAAACAATCGGTTATTGAAAGCTACGTTAATGAACGGTATTAA
- a CDS encoding class I SAM-dependent methyltransferase, with the protein MYKIKSAEKFLWDGIDLEGKKVLEGGTSWGNTTDLIAKKVRENQWSTELISIDIDDSHFEEIEERLQNDFKSLSLRRGDLSNLDFIDDQSIDVIICNYTLSSVDQFPMRALSALKEFYRVLKPGGDLLITEEMPIWSVDSTSYPYWSKRLRIIKSISVLRGMSYFNEIHPKDLEVSLITTGFKDIIWNEFTEKINAERATKFLDKRKQTLIKGSDDLENKKVNDGLTELTEELVKEFSGTEEFSAPGYVLRGRK; encoded by the coding sequence ATGTATAAGATTAAAAGTGCAGAGAAGTTTCTATGGGATGGTATTGACCTGGAGGGAAAAAAAGTATTAGAAGGAGGAACCAGCTGGGGAAACACTACGGATCTTATTGCGAAAAAAGTTCGTGAAAACCAGTGGTCCACAGAGTTGATTTCCATCGATATCGATGACAGCCACTTTGAAGAAATCGAAGAAAGGCTTCAAAATGATTTTAAGAGCTTATCTCTTCGAAGGGGAGATCTTAGTAATTTGGATTTTATTGACGATCAATCCATCGACGTAATTATTTGTAATTATACCCTATCCTCTGTAGATCAGTTTCCCATGCGGGCACTAAGCGCCCTGAAGGAATTTTATCGGGTATTGAAACCCGGGGGGGACCTTCTGATCACGGAAGAGATGCCTATTTGGTCTGTGGATTCTACATCCTATCCCTACTGGTCTAAGAGACTTAGAATCATTAAAAGCATAAGTGTTTTACGGGGAATGTCATATTTTAATGAGATTCACCCGAAGGATTTAGAAGTATCCCTTATTACCACAGGATTCAAAGATATTATCTGGAATGAGTTTACTGAAAAGATCAATGCTGAGAGGGCAACGAAATTTCTCGATAAAAGAAAACAGACTTTGATTAAAGGCTCCGATGATTTAGAAAATAAAAAGGTTAATGACGGCCTGACGGAACTGACGGAGGAGCTGGTCAAAGAATTTTCCGGAACTGAGGAATTTTCCGCCCCGGGCTATGTATTAAGAGGGAGAAAATAA
- the rlmD gene encoding 23S rRNA (uracil(1939)-C(5))-methyltransferase RlmD, whose amino-acid sequence MKKGEVYEGIVEKLRYGGKSQVLLEGEIVEVKNVLPGQKIRLRVTKNRRNKKQGKVLEVLESSPLETEETCKHFGRCGGCFMQSIPYKEQVKIKESQIRSLFEQENIEVKEFLPIKKSPKVFEYRNKMEFTFGDEEKNGPITLGMHKKGLHHDIVTVDDCRIMDEDFRRILVTVLNYAKRNSLSQYNSMRHEGFLRHLVVRKGYYTDEIVIHLVSTTQDHHNFEILGEELRELELKGKIVGFLHSLNDGLADVVKSDEMRVIFGNKEYREKLFDLTFEISPYSFFQTNTLGAESLYEEVIDFLGDIEGKTVLDLYSGTGTIAQVLAKDAKKVIGIELVEEAVTKAKKNAEINKLDNCTFIPGDVKAKMQEIPEKPDALVIDPPREGIHDKALGDILSYQLNEMVYVSCNPKSLVKNLKTFQEAGYRVEKARGVDLFPHTAHVEVVTLLTKNNEA is encoded by the coding sequence TTGAAAAAAGGAGAAGTATATGAAGGAATTGTTGAAAAACTTAGGTATGGTGGAAAAAGTCAAGTACTCCTGGAAGGGGAAATCGTAGAGGTGAAAAACGTGTTACCCGGCCAAAAAATTCGCCTTCGGGTAACAAAAAATCGACGAAACAAAAAACAGGGAAAGGTCTTGGAGGTTCTTGAATCTTCCCCCCTGGAAACTGAAGAGACCTGTAAACATTTTGGTCGTTGCGGCGGTTGTTTTATGCAGTCCATCCCCTATAAAGAGCAAGTGAAAATCAAAGAAAGTCAAATTCGAAGTCTTTTCGAGCAGGAAAATATCGAAGTTAAAGAATTTTTGCCGATTAAAAAAAGCCCGAAGGTTTTTGAATACCGAAACAAAATGGAGTTTACCTTCGGGGACGAAGAGAAAAATGGTCCCATCACTTTAGGGATGCATAAAAAAGGTCTGCATCACGATATAGTTACGGTGGATGATTGCCGAATTATGGATGAGGATTTTCGAAGGATTCTGGTAACGGTGTTAAATTATGCGAAGAGAAATAGTTTGAGTCAGTACAACTCCATGAGGCATGAAGGCTTTCTTCGTCACTTAGTAGTAAGAAAAGGGTATTATACCGACGAGATAGTCATTCACTTAGTAAGTACTACCCAGGATCATCACAATTTTGAGATTTTAGGCGAGGAGCTTCGAGAATTAGAACTGAAGGGAAAGATTGTTGGATTTCTTCACTCATTAAATGACGGATTGGCGGATGTTGTAAAAAGTGATGAAATGCGAGTAATCTTCGGCAATAAAGAATACCGGGAAAAACTTTTTGATTTAACCTTTGAAATTTCCCCCTATTCCTTTTTTCAAACCAACACATTAGGGGCGGAAAGTCTTTATGAGGAAGTGATTGATTTTCTAGGAGACATAGAAGGGAAAACCGTATTAGACCTCTACTCTGGTACGGGAACCATTGCCCAGGTTTTGGCAAAGGATGCAAAGAAAGTGATAGGCATAGAATTGGTGGAAGAGGCGGTGACAAAAGCCAAGAAAAATGCCGAGATAAATAAATTAGATAATTGTACCTTCATCCCCGGGGACGTAAAGGCAAAGATGCAGGAAATTCCGGAAAAACCGGATGCATTGGTAATCGATCCTCCAAGAGAAGGCATCCATGATAAAGCCCTAGGAGACATTTTGTCTTATCAATTAAATGAAATGGTTTATGTGTCCTGTAATCCCAAAAGCCTGGTGAAGAATTTAAAAACTTTTCAAGAGGCGGGATATAGGGTTGAAAAAGCACGGGGAGTAGATCTTTTCCCTCATACGGCCCATGTTGAAGTCGTAACACTACTTACTAAGAATAACGAAGCTTAG
- a CDS encoding trans-sulfuration enzyme family protein — translation MQKNTEVIHAKQKLDKETGSHISPLYQTSTYVLPDFDEAVRLNQNIDQGFVYSRFGNPTVDEFEKKVAHLEQAEAALGTASGLGAISTAVLSLVKSGDHMIFGDVIYGCTFALFTKILPDFDVDYSIVDTTDVSAVRSAIKPNTKLIYIETPANPTLKISDIKEIAKLKNKGDSLHLIVDSTFASPYLQNPVVLGADLVVHSATKYLNGHGTVTAGVIAGKKSLVDRCRMPYMQCFGAVLDPFGAWTIMQGMKTLGVRMEKHCENAMEVATYLKNHPKVDNVYYPGLEDHPGHETAKEQMGGFGGMMSVDIKGGVEGVRRMLNNMNVFSLATSLGNVDSLIQHSPSMSHFDMTKEEREKVGIYEGQIRLSVGIEDVQDLIEDLEQGLRRV, via the coding sequence ATGCAAAAAAATACGGAAGTTATTCATGCTAAGCAAAAGCTTGACAAGGAAACCGGATCTCATATCAGTCCATTGTATCAAACCTCAACCTATGTTCTTCCGGATTTTGATGAAGCGGTGCGTTTGAATCAAAATATTGATCAGGGGTTTGTTTACAGTCGTTTCGGGAATCCCACCGTGGATGAATTCGAAAAGAAGGTTGCCCATCTGGAACAAGCAGAAGCAGCCTTGGGAACCGCTTCAGGATTGGGGGCTATTTCTACCGCTGTGCTATCCCTGGTAAAGTCAGGCGATCATATGATTTTTGGGGATGTGATTTATGGCTGTACCTTTGCTCTTTTTACAAAGATTCTTCCGGATTTCGATGTAGACTACAGCATTGTGGATACGACTGATGTAAGTGCCGTCCGTAGTGCCATAAAGCCCAACACAAAACTGATCTATATAGAAACCCCAGCGAATCCCACATTAAAAATATCGGATATTAAAGAAATCGCAAAATTAAAGAATAAAGGGGACTCTCTTCATTTGATAGTAGACAGCACCTTTGCTTCCCCCTACCTTCAAAATCCCGTTGTTCTTGGTGCAGATTTGGTAGTGCACAGCGCAACTAAATACTTAAATGGCCATGGAACAGTAACCGCCGGAGTAATTGCAGGGAAAAAATCCTTGGTTGATCGATGCCGTATGCCCTATATGCAGTGTTTTGGAGCCGTATTGGATCCTTTTGGGGCTTGGACAATTATGCAAGGCATGAAGACCTTAGGTGTCCGTATGGAGAAACACTGTGAAAATGCCATGGAGGTTGCAACATACTTAAAAAATCATCCCAAGGTAGATAATGTCTACTACCCCGGCTTAGAGGACCATCCCGGCCATGAAACTGCCAAGGAACAAATGGGGGGATTTGGAGGAATGATGAGTGTGGATATTAAAGGGGGAGTAGAAGGTGTTCGAAGGATGCTGAATAATATGAATGTTTTTAGCCTTGCCACAAGTCTTGGGAATGTGGATTCTCTTATACAACATTCACCTTCCATGAGTCATTTTGATATGACAAAAGAAGAGCGGGAAAAGGTGGGGATTTATGAGGGACAAATACGTCTTTCTGTGGGAATAGAAGATGTCCAGGACTTAATTGAGGATTTGGAACAAGGCTTAAGAAGGGTTTGA
- the mnmA gene encoding tRNA 2-thiouridine(34) synthase MnmA — protein sequence MKKKEDIKVVVGMSGGVDSSVAVLLLKQQGYDVVGIFMKNWDEEALGGECTATEDYEDVRRVCGKIGIPYYTVNFEKEYWDNVFTYFLEEYKKGRTPNPDVMCNKEIKFNVFLKYAESIGADYLATGHFARIQYENGYYALLRGADPNKDQTYFLNTLGQEQLSKAMFPVGELTKQEIREIAEKHELITADKKDSTGICFIGERDFKDFLSNYLPATPGKMRTITGEVKGEHDGLMYYTLGQRKGLGIGGSGSGSGEPWFAAHKDLVHNTLYVVQGANHPALFSKGLYASDLSWVEGISPGTTIQCTAKFRYRQKDQKVLVKTMEDGNCKVIFDEPQKAVTPGQAVVFYEGEKCLGGGIIDEVFHY from the coding sequence ATGAAAAAGAAAGAAGATATAAAAGTTGTTGTAGGGATGTCGGGAGGTGTTGATTCCTCTGTCGCGGTACTCTTACTGAAACAGCAGGGATATGACGTCGTAGGAATCTTTATGAAAAACTGGGATGAAGAAGCCTTAGGAGGAGAATGCACCGCCACGGAGGATTATGAGGATGTTCGAAGAGTCTGTGGGAAAATCGGCATTCCCTATTATACAGTGAACTTTGAGAAGGAGTACTGGGATAATGTGTTCACCTATTTCTTAGAGGAGTATAAAAAAGGCAGAACTCCCAACCCTGATGTAATGTGCAATAAAGAGATTAAATTCAATGTATTCTTAAAATATGCAGAGTCCATTGGTGCAGATTATTTAGCGACAGGACATTTTGCTCGAATTCAGTATGAAAATGGTTACTATGCACTTTTAAGGGGGGCAGATCCTAATAAGGATCAAACCTATTTTCTTAACACGTTGGGACAGGAACAGTTGTCCAAAGCCATGTTCCCTGTGGGAGAGCTTACAAAACAAGAAATACGAGAGATTGCAGAGAAACATGAACTAATTACTGCGGATAAAAAAGACAGCACAGGAATATGCTTTATCGGAGAACGGGACTTTAAGGATTTTTTAAGCAATTATCTACCGGCTACCCCGGGGAAAATGAGGACGATTACCGGAGAGGTAAAGGGAGAACATGACGGGTTGATGTACTATACCCTCGGGCAACGAAAAGGCCTTGGCATTGGCGGATCTGGCTCCGGTTCTGGAGAACCCTGGTTTGCAGCCCATAAAGACCTGGTTCATAATACTTTATATGTGGTGCAAGGAGCCAACCACCCGGCATTGTTTTCGAAGGGTTTATATGCCAGTGATTTGAGCTGGGTAGAAGGAATCTCCCCCGGGACAACAATTCAGTGTACTGCGAAGTTTCGCTATAGACAAAAAGACCAAAAGGTACTGGTAAAAACCATGGAAGATGGTAACTGTAAAGTCATTTTTGATGAGCCGCAAAAAGCGGTTACACCGGGGCAGGCAGTTGTGTTTTATGAAGGGGAAAAGTGTCTGGGCGGTGGAATTATTGATGAGGTGTTTCACTATTAA